The nucleotide window ATGGTGGCAGGCTTGACCTCGCCCCACGGCGCGGGCGATTCAGCCAAGGTCTGCCCACAGACGGCGCAAAAACGATCGGTGTTGCGGCAGGCCGCTCCGCATTGGGTGCAGAAGCGGGCGGCCATGGTGTCAGCCCCCGCGTGCCGGGGGGTGAAGGGGAAAGACACACGACGACGCAGGGCGCGGCACGGGCATGTTTGGCATGCTAACCGGAAAGCCTTACATCGCTTACATCAACGAACGGCCATCCGCATCCACCGAAAGATGGATGTGCCGGCGATTGCTTCAGCGAGAATTTTTTCTAAAAAAACAGCCTGTAGCGCTTGTCCATCAAGCGCGAGCAGCTGCAATAAATATAGCAATCACCACCGCGCCGGCAATGTCTTGAGCAACACCAGCCGGCGCTCCCGTTGCGCGACGTAGCCACCATGCTCCAGGTCTTTCAGCAGCCGGCTGACCATCTCGCGCGAGCAGGCCAGGTGGTGGGCGATTTGCTGGTGGGTCAGGCGTTCGCGCAGCGGGCGCGCGCCATTGGCATCGGGCGGATCGGCCAGTTGGTCGAGCAGCCGGGTAAGGCGCCCGTAGACATCAACCAGCGCCATGCTGCGCGCGTTTTCTGTCGCCATGCGGGCGCGGCGGATCAGGCGCGCCATCAGCTCCAGCGCGAAGGCGGGCTGCTCGGCGATGTAGGCCAGCAGGTCGTCGCGCTGGATCAGGGCGCAGACGGTGGGCTCGACCGCTTCGACGCTGGCCGAGCGCGGGCCGCCGTCGAGCGACATTTCGCCCACGTACTCGCCGGGGCCGTACAGGCCGAGTGTCAGCTCCTTGCCGCCCGCGTCGGCGACGAAGGCGCGCAGACGCCCCGAGCGGACGATGTAGAGCGTGTCGCCCCGCTCGCCATCCTGGATGATGAGGGTGCCGCGCCGATAGCGGCGTTCGGCCCCGCGGCCGGCCAGCGCCTCGACGTGGGCGGACACGGCGGACAACGGCGGCAAGGTGGCGCCTTGGGTGGGGGAGCGCAGGCCGTCATCGGCGGGGGGCATGCCCCATCATACAAATTGAAACGCTCCCGGCGCCGACGGCCGCGGAACGCTGCCGTTGCCGCGCAAGGCCGGCACCACTGGCGGCAGCGACAGCACGCGCTGCACCAGCTGGCGGATGCCGCCGGCGCCGGTCTTGTCGCGCAGCGAACGCACCTGGGTGCGCACGGTGGATTCGGCCACGCCGTGCTGCACGGCAATTTCGTCGACATCGCGGCCGTCGCACAGCGCGCGCAGCACGGATTCCTCGGTCGGCGTCAGGCTGTGTTCGCGGGCAAACATTTGCAGCGCCAGGTTGTCGCCGGCGCGCTGGCGCGCCATGACGAGCAGCACGCTGGTGGACGGCCCCTCGAGCGCGTGGACGAGCGGAATCACCGCCAGCGGCATGCTGTGTTCGCCGTGCGACAGATACAGCAGGCGCCGGCGGCCTTGCACGGCACCGTGGATGGCGGCCATGAGCTGCTCGGTCTGCGAGACGGCGCAGGCGGCGACCTGGCCGTCGGCAACGCACGTCAGCAGGCGGCCGTTGGACAGTTCGTAGCGCGCCAAGTGGTTGGCGTGCTGCACCCGGCCCTGCGCATTGACCAGTACCAGCCCGTAGTCGATCTCGTCCAGCAACCGCAGCAAAAAGCCGGGGTGCAGGCCGTCGGCCTTTGCGGTCTCCACGGGCGCCTGGCTTCTCTCCCTGAATGTAGCGACAGCTTGCATTTCGTCCTCCAATTCGTGGCACGTCATGCAGGGCAGTCTAGGGATGCGCGCGCTCGGGCACCAGTGACGCACTCACACCCGGTTTGTGATCCATTCACAGGGCCGCCGGGGCGGGCAAAGCGTGTCAAGCGCCCACGGCACTGGACGAAAACCGCTGCTCAGCCGCCGCGCACAAAGGGGTTGTGGCGCCGCTCTTCGCCGAAGCTGCTTTCCGGCCCGTGGCCGGGGATGAACACGGTGTCATCGCCCATCGGCCACAGCCGCTCGCGGATGCTGGCGATCAGCTCGGCATGGTTGCCGCCCGGAAAGTCGGTGCGGCCGATGCTGCCGGCGAACAGCACGTCGCCCACGAAAGCGCGCAGCGCCTCGGGCGAGTGAAACACCACGTGGCCCGGCGTGTGGCCGGGGCAGTGGCGCACGTTGAGCACGCAATGGCCGACCTGCACCGTGTCGCCGTCGTGCAGCCAGCGTGTGGGCGTGAACTTGGCCACGGACGGAAAGCCGAACATGCGGCCCTGCTCGGCCAGGCCGTCGATCCAGAACTGGTCGCCCGGGTGCGGGCCAATGATGGGCAGGCCCAGCCGCTCGCTCAGCTCGGCCGTGCCGCCAGCGTGGTCGATGTGGGCGTGGGTCAGCCAGATCTGCTCCAGCTGAACGCCCTGCGCCTTGGCCGCCGCCTCCAGCCGGGGTAAGTCGCCCCCTGGGTCGATGACGGCGGCCTTCATCGTGGACGGGCACCAGACGATGGAACTGTTCTGAGCGAAGGCGGTGACGGGCACCGTGACGTAGTGCAGATGGGGTTCGGTCATTTAAAGATGATGTCACCAAAGCCCGGGGTCAGCGCGCGCCGGCCCGGGCAGACAAGGTGGAGTCAGCCGTCAGCAACAGCAGGGCGAGCGCGGCCGATCTCACCGCGCCTTCTTGGCGGCGGCCTTGGCGGCGGCTTCCAGCTGTTCGCCCATGGCCTTCAGGCCCGCGCACTGCTTGTCGCGCTCGGCCTTGCTGGCCGCTGTGCCGCGCGCCATCACCTTCTGGTAGGACTGATCGAACTCGGTGTCGAACTCGCTGGCGCTGACGCAGGGAAAGTTGTGAGTGGCGCGCTCCTTGGTCTTGGCGCGCTGCTGGGCAATGACCGGCTCGCTGGTGTTGTCGCACAGCCGGCTCATGGCCGCCATGGCGCCGGCCAGCTGAACGGCGGGCAGCCCGACCTGCTTCATGCATTGCTGCGCCTGCGCCGGTGAAACGCAGGCCAACGCGGCGGTCAGGACGACGAGGGGAGAAAGTTTCAGCATGACGACTCCTTGGGGCGCACCGCGGCGGGTGCCAAGGGCAGCCAGCCTATCACCGTGCCACGGCAGGCCGATGACGGCGCGGCGCGGGCGCCGACCATGGCGGCCCAGAAGCATTATCATGATTCAAATGCCGCGCGAGCCTCGTTGAATTCAGCGCCTGCAGCTATCAAATTTGAATCATTCAGATGCTGAAGTCGTAGTCCACCGTGATCGGCGCGTGGTCGCTGAACTTCTGGTCCTTGTAGATCGCGGTGTGGCGCGCCAGCGCGGCGATGGCGGGCGTGGCCAGGTGGTAGTCGAGCCGCCAGCCGACGTTCTTGGCGTAGGCCTGGCCGCGGTTGCTCCACCAGGTGTAGGCCTCGCCGGTGGCCTCGGGGTGCAGGCGGCGGTACACGTCCACCAGCTCCAGCTCGTCGATCACGCGGGTGACCCAGGCGCGCTCTTCGGGCAGAAAGCCGCTGTTCTTCTGGTTGCTCTTCCAGTTCTTCAGGTCGATCTCTTGGTGCGCCACGTTCACGTCGCCGCACAGCACGAAGTCGCGCTCGGCCTTCAGGCGGTGCAGTACGGGGTAGAACTCGGCCAGAAAGCGGTACTTGGCCTCTTGCCGCTCGGGGCCGGACGAGCCGCTGGGAAAGTAGCAGCTGATGACGGAAAACTTCCGCTGGGGCGTGTCAAAGCGCGCTTCAAGGTAGCGCCCCTCCTCGTCGAACTCGGGTGAGCCGTAGCCCGCGATCACCTCGCTGGGCTCGTGCCGCGTGTAGATGCCCACACCCGAATAGCCCTTCTTCGCCGTCGCCAGGTGAAAATGCCCGCGCATGCCGGCCAGAATCTCGAAGCGGCCTTCGATGTCGGCATGCTGGGCCTTGATTTCCTGCACGCAAATACAATCCGGCGCGTGCTGCTCCAGCCACGTTTCCACGCCCTTGGTGGCGGCTGAGCGGATGCCGTTCAGGTTCAGGCTGGTCAGTTTGAACAACGGGAGGGTTCCTTCATGAGCACATCTGCCGCCACGACAGACCGTGATGCGCTGGCGCGCGAGTTCGTGCAGTTCGCCATCGACGCGGGCGTGCTGCGCTTTGGCGAGTTCAAGACCAAGGCGGGGCGGCTGTCGCCCTACTTCTTCAACGCCGGCCTGTTCGACGACGGCGCCAAGCTGGCGCGCCTGTCCCAATTCTATGCACGGGCGATCCTGGCCTCGGGCGTCGAGTTCGACGTCATCTTCGGGCCAGCGTACAAGGGCATCCCCCTGGGTGCGGGGGTCGCGATCGAACTGGCGCGGCTAGGATTAGCGAAACCATTTGCTTACAACCGAAAGGAAGCCAAGGACCATGGCGAGGGCGGCATGCTGGTGGGCGCGCCGTTGCGTGGCCGGGTGTTGATCGTGGACGACGTGATCTCCGCTGGTACCGCCGTGCGCGAGTCGATCGCGCTGATCGAGGCAGCCGGCGCCACGCCGCACGCCGTGGTCATTGCACTCGACCGGCAGGAGATGGCGACCGAGAACGGCGCCGATGTTTCCTGGTCAGCCGTGCAATATGTCCGCGATCGGCTGGGTCTGCAGGTGGTTTCCATCGCCAATCTGGCGCAGTTATTGCAGCACCTCGGTCAAAGTGACATTTTTTTGCCGTACTTTGAAGCCGTGTCGACCTATCGGGGGCGCTACGGCGTTGAGTGAGTGACATGAACCGCCTGCTGCCCCGTTTTGCCATAGCCCCTTCAGCGAGCGCTGTGCGCGGGCTGACGGCCGCATGCGTGCTGGCGGTCAGCGGCGGCGCGGCGCTGGCGCAAAGCATCTACACCTGTGTGGACGCCCAGGGCCGGCGCCTGACATCCGACCGCCCGATCATGGCGTGCATCGACCGCGAGCAGCGTGAACTCAACAGCAGCGGCACCACGCGCCGGGTGATTCAGCCCACGATGACCGCCGCCGAGCGCGAGGCGCGCGACGCCCGCGAGCGCGATGCGGCAATAGAGCGCCAACGCGCGCAGAACATGGTCCGGCGCGACCAGGCGCTGGCCACGCGCTACCCCGACAAAGCCGCGCACGACGCTGGCCGCAAGGAAGCACTGGCGCAAACGCAAAGCGTGGTCGACGCCGCCAATGCCCGCATCGCCGAGCTGCTGGCCGAACGCAAAACCTTGGACGAAGAGATGGAGTTCTACAAAAAGGACCGCTCGAAAGCGCCCGCCAAGCTGCGCCGCGGCATCGAGGACAACGCGCAGGCCGTGGAAGCGCAGCAACGCGCCATCGCCGGCCAGCAGGACGAGCGCAATCGCATCAACGCCCGCTTCGACGAGGAAGCCGCGCGCTTGAAACCCCTGTGGCAGGCCAAGGCGGCCGACGCCGCGACCGCCGTCAAGCGCTGATTTTTCAACAAAATCAGCTGCCAGCGCTTATCAGGCAAGCGCAGGAAGCTCATAAAAATATAGCAATCAGCGCGTCAAGCGGGCACGCAGCAGCTCGTTCACCTGCGCCGGGTTGGCCTTGCCCTGGCTGGCCTTCATCACCTGGCCGACCAGCGCGTTGAAGGCCTTGTCCTTGCCGGCGCGGAACTGCTCGACGTTCGCTGGGTTGGCGGCGATGACGTCGTCAATGATCTTCTCCAGCGCGCCCGAGTCGTTCATTTGCTTCAGGCCCTTGGCCTCGATCAGCGCATCGACCTCGCTGCCCTGGCCCGACCACAGCGCATCGAAAACCTGGCGCGCCGCCGCGTTGCTGATGGTGCCGTCCTGGATGCGGCCGATGAGCTGCGCCAGCTGCGCGGCCGACACCTTGGCGGCCTCGATGCCGATCTCCTCGGCGTTCAGGCGCCGGGAGACCTCGCCCATGATCCAGTTGCTGGCCAGCTTGGGTTGGCCGCTGGCTTTGGTCACGTCTTCGAAGTACGCGCCCATCGCCAGCGATTGCGTGAGCGTGGTGGCGTCGTATTCAGGCAGGCCGTGCTCGGCCACGAAGCGCTCGGCCATTTTGCGCGGCAATTCGGGCATTTGCGCGCGTGTTTCCTCGATCCATTGCTCTGAAATGCAGAGCGGCGGCAGGTCGGGATCGGGGAAGTAGCGGTAGTCGGCCGAATCTTCCTTGCTGCGCATGGCGCGCGTCTCGCCGGTGTCGGGGTCGAACAGCACGGTGGCTTGGCTGATCTTGTGGCCGTCTTCGATCTGCTCGATCTGCCAGCGGATCTCGAAGTCGATCGCCTGCTGCATGAACTTGAAGCTGTTCAGGTTCTTGATCTCACGCCGCGTGCCCAGCGGCTGGCCCGGCTTGCGCACGCTGACGTTGGCGTCGCAGCGAAAGCTGCCTTCCTGCATGTTGCCGTCACACACGCCGATCCACGTCACGATCTTGTGCAGTTCCTTGGCATACGCCACGGCTTCTTCGCTGCTGCGCATGTCGGGCTCGGTCACGATCTCGAGCAGCGGCGTGCCGGCGCGGTTCAGGTCGATGCCACTCATGCCGTGGTAATCCTCGTGCAACGACTTGCCGGCGTCTTCTTCGAGGTGGGCGCGCACCAGGCGCACCGTCTTCTTTTTGTCGCCGACGAAGAACGACACCTCGCCGCCCTGCACCACCGGAATCTCGAACTGGCTGATCTGGTAGCCCTTGGGCAGGTCGGGATAGAAGTAGTTCTTGCGGGCAAAAATGCTGCGTGGCGCAATGTGGGAGCCAAGTGCCAGTCCCAATTTGATAGCGCATTGCACCGCCTCACGGTTCATCACCGGCAGCGTGCCGGGAAGCGCGACATCGACCGCGCTGGCCTGAGTATTGGGCGCGGCGCCGAACGCCGTGGATGAGCGGCTGAAAATCTTGGACTTGGTCTGCAGCTGGGCGTGCGTCTCGAAGCCGATGACGACTTCGTAGCCCTGGATCAGTTTGGGCGAACTCATATCAAAAGCCCTTCGGTGCGCGGAGGTGGAAGTCGGTGGCCTGCTGCAACTGGTGGGCCACGTTCAGCAGCTTCGACTCTTGCAGGTAATTGCCGATCAGTTGCAG belongs to Ottowia testudinis and includes:
- the gatB gene encoding Asp-tRNA(Asn)/Glu-tRNA(Gln) amidotransferase subunit GatB; its protein translation is MSSPKLIQGYEVVIGFETHAQLQTKSKIFSRSSTAFGAAPNTQASAVDVALPGTLPVMNREAVQCAIKLGLALGSHIAPRSIFARKNYFYPDLPKGYQISQFEIPVVQGGEVSFFVGDKKKTVRLVRAHLEEDAGKSLHEDYHGMSGIDLNRAGTPLLEIVTEPDMRSSEEAVAYAKELHKIVTWIGVCDGNMQEGSFRCDANVSVRKPGQPLGTRREIKNLNSFKFMQQAIDFEIRWQIEQIEDGHKISQATVLFDPDTGETRAMRSKEDSADYRYFPDPDLPPLCISEQWIEETRAQMPELPRKMAERFVAEHGLPEYDATTLTQSLAMGAYFEDVTKASGQPKLASNWIMGEVSRRLNAEEIGIEAAKVSAAQLAQLIGRIQDGTISNAAARQVFDALWSGQGSEVDALIEAKGLKQMNDSGALEKIIDDVIAANPANVEQFRAGKDKAFNALVGQVMKASQGKANPAQVNELLRARLTR
- a CDS encoding DUF4124 domain-containing protein, whose product is MNRLLPRFAIAPSASAVRGLTAACVLAVSGGAALAQSIYTCVDAQGRRLTSDRPIMACIDREQRELNSSGTTRRVIQPTMTAAEREARDARERDAAIERQRAQNMVRRDQALATRYPDKAAHDAGRKEALAQTQSVVDAANARIAELLAERKTLDEEMEFYKKDRSKAPAKLRRGIEDNAQAVEAQQRAIAGQQDERNRINARFDEEAARLKPLWQAKAADAATAVKR
- a CDS encoding helix-turn-helix transcriptional regulator — protein: METAKADGLHPGFLLRLLDEIDYGLVLVNAQGRVQHANHLARYELSNGRLLTCVADGQVAACAVSQTEQLMAAIHGAVQGRRRLLYLSHGEHSMPLAVIPLVHALEGPSTSVLLVMARQRAGDNLALQMFAREHSLTPTEESVLRALCDGRDVDEIAVQHGVAESTVRTQVRSLRDKTGAGGIRQLVQRVLSLPPVVPALRGNGSVPRPSAPGAFQFV
- a CDS encoding exodeoxyribonuclease III; the protein is MFKLTSLNLNGIRSAATKGVETWLEQHAPDCICVQEIKAQHADIEGRFEILAGMRGHFHLATAKKGYSGVGIYTRHEPSEVIAGYGSPEFDEEGRYLEARFDTPQRKFSVISCYFPSGSSGPERQEAKYRFLAEFYPVLHRLKAERDFVLCGDVNVAHQEIDLKNWKSNQKNSGFLPEERAWVTRVIDELELVDVYRRLHPEATGEAYTWWSNRGQAYAKNVGWRLDYHLATPAIAALARHTAIYKDQKFSDHAPITVDYDFSI
- the pyrE gene encoding orotate phosphoribosyltransferase, producing MSTSAATTDRDALAREFVQFAIDAGVLRFGEFKTKAGRLSPYFFNAGLFDDGAKLARLSQFYARAILASGVEFDVIFGPAYKGIPLGAGVAIELARLGLAKPFAYNRKEAKDHGEGGMLVGAPLRGRVLIVDDVISAGTAVRESIALIEAAGATPHAVVIALDRQEMATENGADVSWSAVQYVRDRLGLQVVSIANLAQLLQHLGQSDIFLPYFEAVSTYRGRYGVE
- a CDS encoding Crp/Fnr family transcriptional regulator, which translates into the protein MPPADDGLRSPTQGATLPPLSAVSAHVEALAGRGAERRYRRGTLIIQDGERGDTLYIVRSGRLRAFVADAGGKELTLGLYGPGEYVGEMSLDGGPRSASVEAVEPTVCALIQRDDLLAYIAEQPAFALELMARLIRRARMATENARSMALVDVYGRLTRLLDQLADPPDANGARPLRERLTHQQIAHHLACSREMVSRLLKDLEHGGYVAQRERRLVLLKTLPARW
- a CDS encoding MBL fold metallo-hydrolase, with the protein product MTEPHLHYVTVPVTAFAQNSSIVWCPSTMKAAVIDPGGDLPRLEAAAKAQGVQLEQIWLTHAHIDHAGGTAELSERLGLPIIGPHPGDQFWIDGLAEQGRMFGFPSVAKFTPTRWLHDGDTVQVGHCVLNVRHCPGHTPGHVVFHSPEALRAFVGDVLFAGSIGRTDFPGGNHAELIASIRERLWPMGDDTVFIPGHGPESSFGEERRHNPFVRGG